A genomic region of Lodderomyces elongisporus chromosome 5, complete sequence contains the following coding sequences:
- the PYC1 gene encoding pyruvate carboxylase, whose protein sequence is MTSIASSNTQDGRINQMRRDSTVLGPMNKILVANRGEIPIRIFRTAHELSMQTVAIYSHEDRLSMHRLKADESYAIGKKGQFTPVGAYLQIDEIIDIAKKHNVNMIHPGYGFLSENSEFAKKVEQNGIVWIGPSHKTIDAVGDKVSARTLAIENDVPVVPGTPGPIDDVSDARKFVEKYGYPVIIKAAFGGGGRGMRVVREGDDIEDAFKRATSEAKTAFGNGTCFIERFLDKPKHIEVQLLADNYGNVIHLFERDCSVQRRHQKVVEIAPAKNLPREVRDAILTDAVKLAKSANYRNAGTAEFLVDEQNRHYFIEINPRIQVEHTITEEITGVDIVAAQIQIAAGASLQQLGLLQDKITTRGFAIQCRITTEDPAKNFQPDTGKIEVYRSAGGNGVRLDGGNGFAGSIISPHYDSMLVKCSCSGSTFEIARRKMIRALIEFRIRGVKTNIPFLLALLTNQTFVEGDCWTTFIDDTPSLFQMISSQNRATKLLLYLADLYVNGSSIKGQIGYPKLDTEALIPELHEPRTGIAIDVNHTPPPRGWRQVLLEEGPAKFAKKVREFKGCLITDTTWRDAHQSLLATRVRTIDLLNIAPTTAFALNGAFSLECWGGATFDVCMRFLYEDPWVRLRQLRALVPNIPFQMLLRGANGVAYSSLPDNAIDQFVKEAKENGVDIFRVFDALNDLEQLKVGVDAVKKAGGVVEATVCYSGDMLKPGKKYNLEYYLNFVDEVVKMGTHFLGIKDMAGTLKPAAAKLLVGEIRKRHPDLPIHVHTHDSAGTGVASMTECAKAGADVVDAASNSMSGMTSQPSISAILASFEGSIESGLSEQLVRELDEYWAQMRLLYSCFEADLKGPDPEVYSHEIPGGQLTNLLFQAQQLGLGTKWLETKKAYRIANKILGDLVKVTPTSKVVGDLAQFMVSNSLTEEDINRLAGELDFPDSVYDFMEGLMGQPYGGFPEPLRTNMLGNKRQKLTQRPGLSLPPVKFDEIKQELQSRYGTQVSETDIASYVMYPKVYEAYRKQVEKYGDLSVLPTRYFLKPANIGQEIVVDIEQGKTLIIKLLAVGELSEKTGSREIFFELNGEMRSVTVEDKTASVETKTRPKAQQPNDVGAPMSGVVIEVRTHKHQEVKKGDPIAVLSAMKMEMIISAPVSGVVGDILVKEGDSVDANDLITSILKH, encoded by the coding sequence ATGACATCAATTGCTTCATCAAACACTCAGGATGGCAGAATCAATCAAATGAGAAGAGACTCAACGGTACTTGGCCCCATGAACAAAATTCTTGTGGCAAACCGTGGTGAAATCCCCATTAGAATCTTTCGTACCGCACACGAGCTCTCGATGCAGACAGTTGCCATCTACTCCCACGAGGACCGTTTATCAATGCACAGATTGAAAGCAGACGAATCGTATGCAATTGGCAAAAAAGGTCAATTCACTCCCGTGGGTGCTTACTTGCAAATCGACGAGATTATAGATATCGCCAAAAAACACAATGTCAATATGATCCACCCTGGTTATGGGTTCCTCTCAGAGAATAGTGAATTCGCCAAGAAGGTGGAGCAAAATGGTATTGTTTGGATCGGACCAAGTCACAAGACCATCGATGCCGTTGGTGACAAGGTCAGTGCAAGAACTTTGGCCATTGAAAACGATGTCCCCGTTGTTCCAGGAACTCCAGGCCCAATCGACGATGTTTCGGATGCTCGCaagtttgttgaaaaatacGGATACCCAGTGATCATCAAGGCCGCctttggtggtggtggaagAGGTATGAGAGTGGTGCGCGAAGGCGATGACATTGAAGATGCCTTCAAGAGAGCCACCTCCGAAGCCAAGACTGCGTTTGGTAACGGTACTTGTTTTATCGAGAGGTTTTTGGATAAACCTAAACATATCGAAGTGCAACTCTTGGCCGACAATTATGGAAATGTTATCCACTTGTTTGAAAGAGATTGCTCAGTGCAAAGAAGACATcaaaaagttgttgaaattgcCCCAGCCAAAAACTTGCCAAGAGAGGTTAGAGACGCAATCTTGACCGATGCAGTGAAATTGGCCAAGAGTGCAAACTACAGAAACGCAGGTACTGCCGAGTTCCTTGTTGATGAACAAAACAGACACTACTTTATCGAAATTAACCCAAGAATTCAAGTTGAGCACACAATCACCGAAGAAATTACTGGTGTAGATATCGTTGCTGCACAAATCCAAATTGCCGCAGGTGCCTCTTTACAACAATTGGGTCTCCTCCAGGACAAGATCACAACCAGAGGCTTTGCAATCCAATGTAGAATCACTACCGAGGACCCAGCCAAAAACTTCCAGCCAGATACCGGTAAAATCGAGGTTTACAGATCAGCAGGTGGTAACGGTGTTCGTTTGGATGGTGGTAATGGATTTGCCGGTTCTATAATCTCACCACATTACGACTCAATGTTGGTTAAATGTTCTTGTTCAGGTTCAACATTTGAAATTGCTAGAAGAAAGATGATTCGTGCATTGATTGAGTTTAGAATTAGAGGTGTTAAAACAAACATTCCTTTCCTCTTGGCGCTTTTGACCAATCAAACTTTTGTTGAAGGTGACTGTTGGACCACATTCATTGATGATACTCCATCATTGTTCCAAATGATTAGCTCACAAAACAGAGCAAccaaattgttgttgtacttGGCCGATCTTTATGTCAATGGTTCCTCGATCAAGGGTCAAATCGGATACCCAAAGTTGGATACCGAAGCCTTGATTCCAGAATTGCACGAACCAAGGACTGGTATTGCAATCGATGTCAACCACACCCCACCACCAAGAGGTTGGAGACAAGTCTTGCTCGAAGAAGGACCAGCAAAATTTGCTAAAAAGGTTAGAGAATTCAAAGGTTGTTTAATTACTGATACCACATGGAGAGATGCACACCAATCGTTACTTGCCACAAGAGTAAGGACTATTGATTTGCTCAACATTGCACCAACAACTGCATTTGCCCTTAATGGTGCATTCTCATTAGAATGTTGGGGTGGTGCTACTTTTGACGTTTGTATGAGATTCCTTTATGAAGATCCATGGGTCAGATTGAGACAATTGAGAGCCTTGGTACCAAACATTCCATTCCAAATGCTTTTGCGTGGTGCAAATGGTGTCGCATATTCTTCTTTACCTGATAATGCCATCGACCAGTTTGTCAAGGAGGCGAAGGAAAACGGTGTTGATATTTTCCGTGTTTTTGACGCATTAAATGACTTGGAACAATTGAaagttggtgttgatgcAGTTAAAAAGGCAGGCGGTGTCGTTGAAGCAACAGTTTGTTACTCAGGAGACATGTTGAAACCTGGCAAGAAATACAACCTCGAATATTACTTGAactttgttgatgaagttgTCAAGATGGGTACTCATTTCTTGGGTATCAAGGATATGGCTGGTACATTGAAACCAGCAGCTGCCAAATTGTTGGTTGGTGAGATTAGAAAGCGCCACCCTGACTTGCCTATCCATGTGCACACTCACGACTCAGCAGGTACTGGTGTCGCTTCAATGACTGAGTGTGCCAAGGCAGGTGccgatgttgttgatgctgcTTCAAACTCGATGTCAGGTATGACTTCACAACCATCAATTAGTGCTATTTTGGCATCATTTGAAGGTTCAATTGAGTCGGGTCTCTCAGAGCAATTGGTGAGAGAGCTCGATGAATACTGGGCGCAAATGAGATTGTTGTACAGTTGTTTTGAAGCTGATTTGAAGGGACCAGACCCCGAAGTGTACTCGCACGAGATTCCAGGTGGTCAATTGACCAATTTGCTTTTCCAAGCACAACAATTGGGTCTCGGTACCAAGTGGCTCGAAACAAAGAAGGCTTATAGAATTGCTAACAAGATTCTTGGAGATTTGGTTAAAGTCACACCAACCTCCAAGGTTGTTGGTGATTTAGCACAATTTATGGTGAGTAACAGTCTTACCGAGGAAGATATCAATAGACTTGCTGGTGAATTGGATTTCCCAGACTCAGTCTACGATTTCATGGAAGGTTTAATGGGTCAACCATATGGTGGATTCCCTGAACCACTTCGTACCAACATGTTGGGTAACAAGCGTCAAAAATTGACCCAAAGACCCGGTTTGAGCTTACCACCAGTAAAATTTGACGAGATTAAACAAGAATTGCAGTCACGTTATGGCACTCAAGTAAGCGAGACTGATATTGCTTCATATGTCATGTATCCTAAAGTTTACGAAGCCTACCGTAAACAAGTTGAGAAATATGGTGATTTGAGTGTTTTGCCAACACGTTACTTCCTCAAGCCTGCTAATATCGGACaagaaattgttgttgacatTGAACAAGGTAAGACCTTGATCATCAAATTGCTTGCTGTTGGTGAGCTTTCGGAAAAGACAGGTTCAAGAGAAATCTTTTTCGAGTTGAATGGTGAAATGAGATCCGTCACTGTTGAAGACAAGACTGCCTCTGTTGAGACCAAAACCAGACCAAAGGCACAACAACCAAATGATGTTGGTGCACCAATGTCTGGTGTTGTTATCGAGGTTAGAACTCACAAGCACCAAGAAGTTAAGAAGGGTGATCCAATTGCCGTGCTCTCTGCAATGAAGATGGAAATGATCATTAGTGCACCAGtttctggtgttgttggCGATATCTTGGTCAAGGAAGGTGATTCTGTTGATGCAAATGATTTGATCACCAGTATTTTGAAACATTGA
- the SOH1 gene encoding suppressor of hpr1 (BUSCO:EOG09265KF9), with protein sequence MTEVQNVNLDAASKQSPEKSQQEDEYQKLITSLPTRWEIELEFVQSLSNIPYVNYLAQNNYLQDPSFINYLKYLEYWSEPEYSKYLVYPNCLHILKLLSSSEQFRRDIVNPEVMNTLMNDMVKKWQSVDQVEKAELNEQGIVSSSETVKEVADIPPSNNENGGPTIVVNNSEESKNVENPHIIVEEEEEEKEKEKEDAEKEVKKEAEEKINGTEALDPVSAEDVQMQ encoded by the coding sequence ATGACAGAAGTACAAAACGTTAATTTGGATGCAGCTTCCAAACAGTCACCGGAGAAGTCACAACAAGAAGATGAGTACCAAAAACTCATTACTTCGCTTCCAACGCGATGGGAGATCGAATTAGAGTTTGTTCAATCACTAAGCAATATCCCATATGTCAATTATCTTGCTCAAAATAACTATCTCCAAGATCCCAGTTTTATCAATTATCTCAAATATTTAGAGTATTGGTCTGAACCTGAGTATTCCAAGTACTTGGTCTATCCCAACTGTCTTCACATTCTTAAATTGTTACTGCTGCTGGAGCAGTTTCGAAGGGATATCGTGAACCCTGAAGTCATGAACACTTTAATGAATGATATGGTTAAGAAGTGGCAACTGGTTGATCAAGTGGAGAAGGCCGAGTTGAATGAACAAGGTATTGTTTCAAGTAGTGAAACTGTCAAAGAGGTTGCAGATATCCCACCTCTGaataatgaaaatggaGGTCCGACGATAGTGGTGAACAATTCTGAAGAGTCCAAAAACGTAGAGAATCCACATATTATtgtggaggaggaggaggaggaaaaggagaaggaaaaggaggatGCCGAAAAGGAGGTCAAAAAGGAGGCGgaggaaaaaattaatgGAACAGAAGCACTTGATCCAGTATCTGCAGAGGATGTTCAAATGCAATAA